In Paludibaculum fermentans, the genomic stretch CGAGCTCTTCCACCGTGACGCTGCTGGGCGCGGCCTGGCTCATGCGGCCGAGGCGGGTGGCGATGGCGTCGCCCACCATGCCGATGAGCAGGATCTGGAGGGCGGAGACGAAGGCGAGCAGGGCCGAGGCGGAGATGTTGGGCTGGTGCGTGAGGTCGATGGACATCTTCACGATGCCGTAGACGAGGCAGAGCAGGACGATGGGCAGGAAGACGCGCAGGGGCCGGAAGAGCATGGCGGTGCGGAGGATGAGCACGAGGAAGCTGGCCGCGTCCCAGGGCACGATTTTGGATTTGCCTTTGCGGGGCAGGTAGTCGATGGGCAGGTAGACGACGGAGTACTTGTCGCAGTGCATCGCCAGCGTGATGGTGGTGGTGAAGCTGAACTGGTTGGGGAGGATGCCGAAGTACTGGGCGGCGATTTCGCGGCGGAAGGCGCGGAGGCCGCTGTTGAGGTCGGGGATCTTTGAGGTGGAGAGGTAGTTGGCCAGGCGGTTGAGGACCCACTTGGCGGGGCGGCGGACGAGGGGGATGTTGACGTTGGCTCCGGTGCGGGCGCCCACGGCCATGTCGGCGCGTTCGAGCATGCGGAGGAGCTCGGGGATATAGACGGCGGGGTAAGTGCCGTCGGCATCGATGATGACGATGAACGAGTGTTTGGCGGCGACGATGCCGGTTTTGAGGGCGGCGCCGTAGCCGCGGTTGCTGCGATGGCGCAGGACGCGGGCTCCGGTGGTGGCGGCGGCTTCGGCGGAACCGTCGGAGGAGCCGTCGTCGACCACCAGGATTTCGCCTTCGATCGCGTTGTGTGCAAGCACCGCGCGGATCTCTTCCACCACAGCGCGGATCCCGTTGACCTCGTTGTAGCAGGGGATGATGACTGTTGCCGGATTCGCCATGACTCAGGTTCGGACAAACTGCAAAAACAGCCAGAACTGGCTGGCCAGCGGCCGGATTTCCCCCTTCATGAGGCGGGCCCAGACGTAGGAGGGCCTCAGGTAGTAAGACAGGTAAGCCTTGCGCGTCATGGCCTTGAGTTCCGGCAGGGTAAAGCGGCCTTCGATGGCCTCGGGGAAGAGGGAGCCGTCGCTGAAGCGGATGTTGGGGTCGTTCTTCACCTGCTCATAGAGGCGGGTGCCGGGGTAGGGCGCGGCGATGTGGAAGAGGGCGTATGTGGGACTGAGGCGTTTGGCGAGGCTGACGATGTTGCCCATCTCGTCCTTGCCGGATTCGGGGAAGCCCATGATGAAGAAACAGGCGGTCTCGATGCCGGCCTGGTGGATGAGGCGCATGCCCTTTTCGATCTGGGGCATGGTGATGCCTTTGTCGACGATGCGCAGCACCTCTTCGCTGCCGGCTTCGACGCCGGTGTGGATGAGGCGGCAGCCGGCCTTCTTCATGAGGGCCAGCAGTTCTTCGTCGACGAGGTCGAGGCGGGTCTGGCAGCACCAGGTGAAGTCGAGCTTCTTCTCGATCAGGATCTTGCAGAACTCGACCACCTGCTTGCGCAGGACAGTGAACTCGAGATCCATGAAGTAGGCGGTTTTGATGCCGAAGTTCTTTACGCCGTACTCGACTTCGGCCACCAGGCGTTCGACGCTCTTCTTGCGGACGCCGACGCCGTAGGTCTTGAGCAGGCAGAAGGTGCACTTGGAGGCGCAGCCGCGGGACATCTCGAAGAGGGTGAAATTGCCGCCCAGCATCTCGTAGTGGTACTGGTGCATGGGGAGCAGGTGGAAGGCCGGCATGGGGAGCTGTTCCATCTGCACGGGCTTCTGGTCCTGGTTGTGGACGACCTTGCCGCCGTCGCGCCAGGTGATGCCGCGGACCTCGCTGAAGGGCAGGCCGGCGCAGAGCTCGCGGACCGTGGTTTCGGGTTCACCGCGGAGGACGGCGCGGGCGCGGGTCTCTTCCAGCATCTCCTCGGGTTTGACGGTGCCGTGGCTGCCCATCACATAGACTTCGGGCACGACGGCGTTGAGGGCGTGGACAGTTTTGAGGAAGGGGTGGATGTCCAGATGGGGGCACTGCCAGCGATCGAGGCTGGTGGAGGTGATGAACACCTTGTCGTAGCCTTTGGCCCGGGCGGCCACTTCCTGCGGGCCGAGCTGTTCGGCGTTGGCGTCGAGGATGGCGACTTCGATGCCGTCCTGCTCGAGGATGGCGCCGCAGTAGGCGAGATCGAGCGGGGTCCAGGTACGGTTGTAGATCCGGCCCTTCTTCTGGACCAGGTCGACCTGGAATGGATTGACGAGCAAGACCTTCACGGACGCCTCCCTGCGCTCAGGGCCGAGACTTCCGGCCGGACTTGTCTAAGAACTTTCCGCACGCGCCAGATGCCCTTGATGTCATCCCAGGCGGTACGGAGGATTTTCACACGGCTGTCGTCGTCCTCGTTCCACTCCACCGGGATGTCGGCGATGCGGAGGCCCTGCTTTTCAGCGAGGGTGAGCATCTCGGTGTCGAAGAACCAGGATTCGTCGCGGACCTGCGGCACGATGGCCTGGACGGCGGCGCGGCTCATGG encodes the following:
- a CDS encoding glycosyltransferase family 2 protein, which produces MANPATVIIPCYNEVNGIRAVVEEIRAVLAHNAIEGEILVVDDGSSDGSAEAAATTGARVLRHRSNRGYGAALKTGIVAAKHSFIVIIDADGTYPAVYIPELLRMLERADMAVGARTGANVNIPLVRRPAKWVLNRLANYLSTSKIPDLNSGLRAFRREIAAQYFGILPNQFSFTTTITLAMHCDKYSVVYLPIDYLPRKGKSKIVPWDAASFLVLILRTAMLFRPLRVFLPIVLLCLVYGIVKMSIDLTHQPNISASALLAFVSALQILLIGMVGDAIATRLGRMSQAAPSSVTVEELGGPEK
- a CDS encoding B12-binding domain-containing radical SAM protein, giving the protein MKVLLVNPFQVDLVQKKGRIYNRTWTPLDLAYCGAILEQDGIEVAILDANAEQLGPQEVAARAKGYDKVFITSTSLDRWQCPHLDIHPFLKTVHALNAVVPEVYVMGSHGTVKPEEMLEETRARAVLRGEPETTVRELCAGLPFSEVRGITWRDGGKVVHNQDQKPVQMEQLPMPAFHLLPMHQYHYEMLGGNFTLFEMSRGCASKCTFCLLKTYGVGVRKKSVERLVAEVEYGVKNFGIKTAYFMDLEFTVLRKQVVEFCKILIEKKLDFTWCCQTRLDLVDEELLALMKKAGCRLIHTGVEAGSEEVLRIVDKGITMPQIEKGMRLIHQAGIETACFFIMGFPESGKDEMGNIVSLAKRLSPTYALFHIAAPYPGTRLYEQVKNDPNIRFSDGSLFPEAIEGRFTLPELKAMTRKAYLSYYLRPSYVWARLMKGEIRPLASQFWLFLQFVRT